GCAGGCCGGCCACCGGCGGTGAGGCCAACATTGAGCGAGGCCGTACTTTCAGCCGGCAGGGAACCGGTCGGCGCAGGCGAGAATGCAATACTCGAGACGGTCAGCGGCGCAGCCGAGACCGACAGGTTGGTGGTCGACGCCGTGGTCTTGCCGGCAACCACGGCAGTAGCGGTCACGGCCACAGCGCCAGCCGACGCAATGCTGGCTGGCACGATCACGATCTGGGCCACGCCTTCGGCATTGGTCAGTGCCGATCCCGATTGCGGCGTAAATTTCAGCAGTGGGCTGCTGAGGGTGTACTGAACAATGACGTTCGGTGCGATGTTTCCGTTGCTATCCTTGATCAGGCTGCGTACGGTGGCGCTCTGGGTGCCCGACAGCGTACCGACCGGCTGGCCCGACTCGTCCAGGACCGACAAGGTCGTGGTCGGCTCAAACACCACGCTGCCCGGGCCTACGGCCAGGTTGGTGCTGGCCGTCACGGCTTGGGTGCCAACGGTGGTGGTAGCGGTAATGGACACTGCACCGGCAGAAGCGCTGGTAGCAGGCTTGATGGAAATGACGGCCACGCCATCGGCATTGGTCAGTGCCGAGCCCGATTCTGGGGTGAAGGTCACCAGGCTATCCGATGCACTGAACTTGACAATGACGTTCGCTGCAGGTGCGCCCGCCGCGTCCTTGAAAGTGGCGCGCACGGTACCGGTGCTGGTGCCGGCAATCGACGTCATGGCGCTCCCGTCGGCATTGGTCAGCGTCAAGGTGCCGCTGGGCGCCGGCACCGGGGTGGTGGGCGTGGTCGGCGTGCCCGGCGTGCCCGGCGTGCCGGGATTGACGGTGTTTCCGGTAGCCCCAGGGCTGCCCCCGCCGCCGCCGCAAGCGGCCAGCGCCAGCGTCAGCGAAGTGACCAGCGCCAGACGCGCGGGGTGCGCCGCGGCGCGGCGAAAAGTGTTGGACGACATGATGAGTTTTCCTGAAATTGTTTTTGAATTTTGTATTAACGCGTCGAGATGCGCTCGGCGATGATCTTGGGCGTAATAAATACCAGCAACTCCTGCTTGCTGTTATTGCGCGACGAGGTCTTGAACAGATTGCCCAGCACCGGCAGGTCGCCCAGGAACGGCACCTTCGCCACATTGCTGGTCTCGGTCTGCTGGTAAATGCCGCCCAACACGACCGTGCCGCCGTTTTCAACCATGACCTTGGTTTTCACGCGCTGGTTATTGATGGCAAAACCGGCGCGCGTCTCTTCACCCTTGGAATCCTTGGTCACGTTCACGTCCAGCATGACGTTGCCGTCAGGCGTGATCTGGGGCGTCACTTCCAGGCGCAGGTTGGCCTTCTTGAAGCTGATCGAGGTCGCGCCGCTGCTCGATGCTTCCTGGTACGGCAGTTCCACGCCCTGCTCGATGATGGCGACATTCTTGTCTTCCGTCACCACGCGCGGGCTGGAAATGATCTTGCCCTTGCCGTCCGCTTCCAGTGCCGACAGTTCCAGGTTCAGGAAGCGGTTGGCCGCGGCCGAGAACAGGCTCGCTGCCAGCGTGCCGGGGCTGTTGCCGCCGATCGGGTTGGCCGGCAGATCGATCATGGTGGTATTGGAATAGCCGTCCTCGTCGGCGCCATCGGCCTGCCGGGTCACCTGGCCAATGCCAAGCAGATTGCCGCCAATGGCGAGGCGGTTGTTGCCACGCACCTGGTATCCCGCGTCGCCGCCGCGGATGCCGCGCAGGTCGGCAAAGCCAAGCTTGGCGCCGAGATTGCGCGAAAAGCCATCGTTCGCTTCCACCAGGCGCGCTTCGATCAAGACCTGGCGCGATGGAATGTCGGTCTTGGCCACCAGGCGGCGGATGTCATCGAGGCGCGACGGAATGTCGGTAATGAACATCTGGTTGGTGCGCGGATCGATGATGGCGCTGCCACGCTTGGACAGCACGCGGTTCTGGCTGGCGCCACCGCCGCCTTCCAGGCCAAACACGGTCCGGAAGGACTCGACTTTCTGATAGTTCAGCTGGAAGATTTCCGAGCGCAGCGGTTCCAGGTCGGCGATCTGCGCCTTTTGTTCCAGTTCCAGCTTTTCCTTGGTCAGCAGTTCTTCCTTCGGTGCAATCCACAGCACGGTGCCATTCTTGCGCATGTCCAGGCCCTTGGCCTGCAGCACCACGGCCAGCGCCTGGTCCCATGGCACTTCCTTCAGGTTCATGGTCAGGTTGCCGGAGACCGAATCGCTGGTGATGATGTTCAGGCCAGAAATATCGCCGATGGCTTGCAGGGCGGCGCGCACTTCCACGTTCTGGAAGTTGAACGATACTTTCTCGCCGCGGTAGCCCTGGGTGCCCTGCACCAGGGCATTCGGGTCTTCCTTGATCGGCTTGACATCGATGATCAGCTGCGACTCGCTCTGGTACATGCTCTGTTCCCACAGGCCGCGCGCTTCAATCGTCATGCGCACATTGTCGCCCTGGGGCACGGTGGTGATCTGGGCCACCGGGGTGCCGAAGTCGGTCGTGTCGAGGCGGCGGCGCAGCGTTTCCGGCAAGGCCGTCTTCATGAAGTCCACCACGATCGCATTGCCCACCTGGCGCATGTCCACCGCCACCTGGTTGTTGGGCAGGTCGACCACGACCCGGCCTTCGCCGTTGGGGCCCTTGCGGAAGTCGAGATTCTTGAGCATCTGGCGGCCCGGGGCGGCAGGCGCCGCGGCGGCCACCGGCACCCCGGATGCATTGACGGCCTGGGCCAGGCCGCCGGAGCCGTCAACCGTCACCACCACCGACTTGCCATCAATGGCCATGGCGTAGTTGAGCGGGCGCTTGAGGCTCAACACCAGGCGCGTCCGTTCCCCGGCCTGGACCACGTTCAGGGCGCGCACATCGGCCAGATTCAATTCCTGCGACGTCTTGCCGGTGCCATTGCTGGTGGAGGCGAAGTCCAGGGCGATGCGGCTCGGATTGGCAATCGAAAAGCCCACCGGCAGCTTGGTCGGCGGGTTGGCCATGGCGATGTTGACCACCACGTTATTGCCCTGCTGGCTGGCCGTGATCGACTCGATCGTGTTGTCCTGCGCCAGGGCGGCCTGGCTTCCCAGGGCCAGCGCCAGCATGGCGCCGGCGCGAAGTACCTTCCCCATCAGGGCGGTGGTGTATGTTTTCAATGCGCTCATTTCGTGGTCTCCTTACTTTCCTGCAATTCCAGCTTCGTGATGCGCTCGACCCACTCGCCGCCAGCGTCCTGAACTGTTTCCTTGACACTGATGGCAGTATCCGCCACCCCCGTGACCAGGCCAAAATTCTGGCCCAGCCTTTGTCCTGCCTTTACCTGGTACACCGAGCGGTCAATCCGGATCAGGCCCCAGGCCGTGCCGCCCTTGTTCATGGTTCCCACCATGGTCATGCCGTCCAGCGGGAACGTTTCGAGAAATTCCTTGCGCCGCGTGGTGTCGGGCTTGAGCGGGTTATCCGTGGCCGCCGCCTGGCGGGCCAGCTCGGCCAGCAACTTGTTCGGATCGAAAGGATCGATTTCATCGCGCACGCCGTAAGCGAAGGGAATGAAGGTCGTGGGCTCGCTGATCGGCTCGACCGACACTTCGGTACTGGCCTCGGTGGTCTTCATCCATTCCTTCACCTCGGCCACATCGCTGTCGCTGCAGCCCGACAGCAGCGCCGCGCTCAAGGCCAGCGGCAAGCCATATCGTAGGTTCATCATTTTTTCTTGTTCGCTTTCTTGGCGGCGGAGGCCAGCTTGCGCTGTTCCTGGACCTCGTCATCTTCCAGGTAGCGGAAGGTCTTGGCCACGGCGTCCAGCGTCAGCACGCCATCCTTGCCGGTCGACAAGCTCATGTTGTTGAGCGTGACGATGCGCGGCAGGTTGGCCATATCGCTGGCAAAGGCGCCGACATCATGGTATTTGCCCACCACCTGGATCTGGATCGGCAACTCGGCATAATAATCCTTGACCAGCACGCTGCCGGGCTTGAACAGTTCGAACGTCAAGCCGCGTCCCACGCCGGCCTGGTTGATGTCCGATAGGAGGGCCGCCATTTCAGCCTTGCTGGGGAGCTGCTTTTGTAGCCGCTCGACATAGGTGTTGACCTGGACGCGCTGCTCTTCCAGGGCCGGCAGGTTGATGGCCTGCTTGATCTTGTCGCGGTAATCGTCCTTGAGCTTGACTTCGGACTGGGCTGCTCTGTCATATTCGTCTATCTGGTCGCTCCAGTACAGGAAGTAGCCGGCCGTCACGACCGCCACCACCACGCCCAGGCCGCACAGCAGGCGCGGGGCCAGGGGCCACTGCCCGGGCGGTCGCCCCGACAGGTTCTGGAATTGCCCGCTCAGCGACTGGCCGAGCGCTTTGATGTCAATATCGAGGTCAATATTCATGTCTTGTCCGTTCTCGCCTAGTTCGCCTGCTCGGCCTTGTCCCTGGCGCCCGCTTTTCTCTTGCCCTTGGCACCCGCGGCGCCACCGGCATCCTCCTTGGCATCCTTGTCGCGCGGGCGCTTGATGCCGACCGCCATCGTGAATTCGCCCACCTTCTTGCCCGTCTTGGAGCCGGGCAGATTGACCGAACGCACTTCGATCAGCTGGGGCGCTTCCAGCCAGGCCGAGCCGCTTGACAGGTTGCGCAGCAATTCGGCCACCCGTTCCTGCGACTGGGCATAGCCGGTCAGGGTCACGCGCTGGGCTTCCTGCTTGAAGGAGGTCATGTGCACGCCCTGGGGCGTCTGGCGGACCAGCTCTTCCAGCAGATACACAGGCTGGTTGCGGTCGCCCTGCAAGTCTTCCACGGCTTGCTGGCGGGCCTTGAGCGCTTCGATTTCCTGCTCCAGGTCGGCAATCTTGGCAATCTTCTTGTCCAGTTCGGCATTGGCAGCCGTGAGCACGGCATTACGCTCGTTCTGGATCGAAATGCGGCTGGCGTTGTAGCCGCCCACAATCATCACCACCACCCCGCCGACGAGGGCGGCGGCCACCATCATGGCGATAAAGGCTGTCTTCTTGAGCTTGCGCTTGGCTTCCCGGTGGGGAAGTAAGTTAATCCTGATCATTAGCCAAACCTCCGCAGGGCCAGCCCGCAGGCCACAATATAAGCAGGCGCCTCGGTGCGCAGCTGCTGTTCACGCACCGACGGCCCGAGCGACATGCCCTTGAAGGGCGAAACGACGGCGCTGGAAATCTTGGTGCGACCGGCAACCATGTCGAGCAGGCCGGGGATCATGGCGCAGCCGCCGGCCAGGAACAGCTGGTCGATGCGGGTGTAGGGCGTGGATGTATAAAAGAACTGGATGGCGCGCGTGATTTCGAGCGCCGCGCTCTCGAGAAACGGCATCAGCAATTCCGACTGGTAACTATCGGGCAGATCGCCCGATTTTTTCTTGGCGTCCGCATCTTCGAACGAGAGGCCGTAGGCGCGCACGATATCCTGGGTCAGCTGGTTGCCCCCGAATGGCTGCTCGCGCTCGTAGATGGTTTCGCCGTTGAGCATGACGGAAATGTGGGTGACCTGGGCACCGATCTGGAACAGGGCCACGATCTGGCCGTCGCCGGCATTGGGCATCTGCGCCGTGATGCGGTCGAGGGCGGCGCGGGCAGCGTAGGATTCGATATCCATCACGACGGCCGTCAGGCCGGCCGCTTCGGCAATGGCCACCCGGTCTTCCACCTTTTCGCGGCGCGAGGCGGCCAGCATCACTTCAATGTCGTCGGCCGAGTTGGCAGCCGGCCCGATGACATCGAAATCCAGGCTCACCTCGTCAAGGGCAAAGGGAATGTATTGACTCGCTTCCGATTCCACCTGCACTTCGAGCTGGTCTTCCGTCAGACCGGCCGGCAGGATGATTTTCTTGGTGATGACGGACGCCGGCGGCATGCCCAGGGCCACCAGCTTGACGCGGGTGCCGCTCTTTTTCCACACCCGGCGTACCGCTTCGGACACCAGTTCCATATTTTCGATGTTGCCGTCTACCACGGCGCCGCGCGCCAGCGGCTCGGAGGCATAGCGTTCCAGACGCAATTCACTCTTGCCGATCACCACCAACTCCACCAGGCGCACACCCGACGTGCTGATATCGAGCCCCACCAGGGGTGGGCTGGCCTGACCGAACAAGGAACCAAGATTTACCATCGAGCGTACTCCCTCACCTGCCAACTAATTACAAGAAACGCTGCCACCGTCACGTACAAACGTTTCGTTGCAGAACGATTAATGAAAACGCCCTCTGGTGGTAATTTGTTATAAAACCGCCATTTAGACTGCACTCATAAGACACTACATTAAATCGTAGCAACTATCGTCTGGACATGTAAAGGTATTTCTACAGTGGAACTTCATCCGAATGGGCGGGAAAGCCACACTCTGTGAACGTGAAAACATCATAGTTGTCCACAGGTAAATCTACTTTATGGCCGCCAATGCATGACAGTTGTCCACAGATTAATGTCGATTGCTTAAGGCAATCCCAGGGCAGTGCGCCGTTGCGGGGGACTAGGCTTTATAATGCGCAGCACCTCTACCTGAAAGATTCCAAAGAGCATGGCCACTACCCCTTCGGACGCATCGACCCCTTCCAAGCCGGGGCCGCGCCGCCCCGCCTCCTTCAAACGCATCGCGCTGTTGTTTATTGGCGCGGTGACGGGCACCATGCTGGTGGGCCTGCTGATCATTGTGTTCGCGCTGGCCATGGCTTACCCCAATCTCCCTGCGCTGGACACCCTGACGGATTACCGGCCCAAGATGCCGCTGCGCATTTTCTCTGCCGATGGCGCCCTGATCGGGGAGTTTGGCGAAGAGCGGCGCAACCTGGTGCGCCTGAAGGACATCCCGGACGTGATGAAGAAAGCCATCCTGGCCATCGAAGACGACCGCTTCTACGAACACGGCGGGGTCGACTACAAGGGCGCCGTACGCGCCTTTCTCCACAATGCGAGCAATAGCGGGGCACGCCAGGGCGCTTCCACCATCACCCAGCAGGTCGCGCGCAACTTCTTTCTGTCGTCCGAGCAGTCATACAAGCGCAAGGCTTATGAAATTTTGCTGTCCTGGAAAATCGAGCAAAACCTGACCAAGGACCAAATCCTCGAAGTCTATATGAACCAGATCTACCTGGGCCAGCGGGCCTACGGCTTTGCCTCGGCGGCCCAGATCTATTTCGGCAAGAGCATTACCGACATCACGGTGGCGGAAGCGGCCATGCTGGCCGGCCTGCCCAAGGCGCCGTCAGCCTACAACCCGGTGGTCAATCCCAAGCGCGCGCGCACGCGCCAGCAGTACATCCTCCAGCGCATGCATACGCTGGGCTACATCACGCCGGCCCAGTACGCCGCGGCCAAGGATGAAGAGCTGCGCATCAAGACCGACAGCAGCGAGTTTGGCGTGCACGCTGAGTACGTGGCCGAGATGGCGCGCCAGCTCGTGTACGAACAGTTCAAGGAAGAGACCTATACGCGCGGCCTCAATGTCTTTACCACCATCACCAAGGCAGACCAGGACGCGGCCTACCTGGCCTTGCGGCGCGGGGTGATGGACTACGAACGGCGCCACCCCTACCGCGGCCCGGAAGCGTACATCGACATTCCCAAGTCCAAGGAAGAAGCCGACGAAGCGATTGAAAACCAGCTGGCAGAACACCCCGACAGCGACGACATCGTGGCTGCCGTGGTCCTGAGCGCGTCCCCCACGGCCATTACCGCCGTGACGGCATCGGGCGAAGAGATCAAGATCACCGGCTCGGGCCTGAGCTTTGCCCAGAACTGGCTGTCGGCCAAGGCACCGCCGAACCGGCGCGTCAAGCGCGGCGCGGTCATCCGCGTCAGCCAGGATGGGGGTACTGCCTGGAGCGTGACGCAGATGCCGGAGATCGAATCGGCCTTCGTGGCGGTCGACCCCAGCGACGGCGCGATCCGCGCTCTGGTGGGCGGCTTTGACTTCAACCGCAACAAGTTCAACCACGTGACGCAGGCATGGCGCCAGCCAGGCTCGGCGTTCAAGCCCTTTATCTATTCTGCTTCGCTCGAGCGCGGCCTGTCGCCGTCGACGCTGATCAACGACGCGCCCATTTCGTTTGACGCCGGCCAGACCGGTGGTCAGGCATGGGAACCAAAGAACTATGACGCCAAGTACGAGGGGCCGATGAGCATGCGGCGCGGCCTGACCAAGTCCAAGAACATGGTCTCGATTCGCATCCTGCACAAGATCGGCGCCAAGTATGGCCAGGAATACACGACCCGCTTCGGCTTTGAGCCGGCCAAGAACCCGCCCTACCTGACATTGGCACTGGGCGCCGGTGCGACCACGCCGCTGCAGCTGGCCGGTGCCTACGCCGTGTTTGCCAACGGCGGCTACCGCGTCAGCCCTTACCTGATCACCAAGGTGACCGACGCCAGCGGCAAGATCCTGTCGCAGGCCAATCCGGATGAGGCCGGGGTAGAGAGCAACCGGGTGATTGATGCCCGCAACGCCTATCTGGTCGACAGCATGCTCAAGGACGTGGTGCGCTATGGCACTGCCACCAAGGCATTGTCGCTGAAGCGGACCGATATTGCTGGCAAGACCGGCACCACCAATGATTCCATCGATGCCTGGTTTGCCGGTTACACCAGCAAGCTGGTGGGCGTGGCGTGGATTGGCTATGACCAGCCAAAGAACCTGGGCAACAAGGAAACAGGCGGTGGCCTGGCCCTGCCGATCTGGATTGGCTATATGCAAAAGGCGCTCAAGGACGTGCCGGTCGAAGAGCGCCCCGTGCCTGACAATATGATTCAGGTTGGAGGCGAGTATTACTATGCCGAGAATCCGCCCGGTACTGGCGTGCAGAGCCTGGACGTGGGCGGGACCCGCGCGCCGGCCGAGGAAAAGGTCAATGACGCGGTGAAAAACGACTTGTTTTAATAAGAGGGGCGCAAGCCCCTTTTTCATTGCCGCGGACACCAGGGCGATCTTGCGGCGGTGGCGATGATGTCAGCTTCGATCGGGGGTCACGTCATTGGGTGCCATTCGACAAGCATGGTGCCGGCAGCTTTGGGATAAGAGGCGTGCGGAATGAGCCGGGCACGATCGATCCAACACGATGGCCCAGCACGATGGGCCTGGCCAATAAGCCGCGTCAGCGACCGCCGCGCTGGAAAGCGTGCCATGGTGCGGGTGCCCTCCCTGGCTCCGCGCTTCGAGGTTTGGGCACCAGCCAGTGTTTGATGCGTCGGGACCCGTTGAGCTCTGGTGTTATTCGGTCAGATCACCGATTGCGATGAGGGCTTTCGAGTCCAGCTGAATGCTGCGTCAGATGGCCGGTCCAGCGCCGGTCCCTTGGACCTGAACGGCCCGCGCGCGCGCGTCCGCCACCGCCGCTGCCGCACGACAGATCAGGCTGATCATCCCGTACTACATCATCGCGGTAGAGGATGGCGCGCAGCGAGGCGCCATGGACCGCACCGGGGTAACGGTAAGGCGGGTTCCCTATGGGGAGCCCGGGAGGGAACGGAGCAACGCACGATCCTGAATCATCTGGATCGGAGCAAGGGCTAGCGGCGGTGTCGAGGGCGGGAGAGCTGGCGGGGCGAATCCGCTCCTCGGGACGGGGAACCGGCTCTGTGGAGCTGCTGTTCCTGCCATGGCCAAGATGATTGTTGCGCCCCGCGAGAGCGGGCGTGCCAGGGGAACTTCCTGCGGCCGAGGTGGGAGCAGCGCTTGGGGAATCAGCTTGATTGAACACCATGAGGAAGTATTTGGCTGGGTCAAGTTCTTCCTCGATCAGGCCGTGACGATTCTCGCAAAGTGCTGCGTCGGCTTGATCGTCCCGTGGATCGCGCGGTCGTAAGCTGTGTAGTGAGTCGCCTCGTAAGTCAGCGCCTAGGTCAGGCCGCGCGTCGGGCTGAGCATCCGGTCGAAAATCCGGTCGAAAATCAGGTCGAGAATCAAGTCGAGGGTCAAGTCGAGAGTTGAGTCCAGAGCTTAGCCCCGCGTTACATTCTTCGTCCAGGTTCTCGACGCCAGGAGCCTTAGCGACCTGTTTGCCATTAGCGCAATCTTCGACAATTTCGGAAGCAAGCGGCTCCCCCTTGCCCACCGTGCCGCCCCCTTCGTCTGCTGCAACAGCCGCCGACTCCGCCGCCCCCACTGCCTGGGCGACCGGACCGTCGCAAGGAATGGGCTCATCGTTCCTTGCCACAGGAGCGCGTTCCCGCTGCGCCTGCAATCTATAGTGGTTCATATCATTATGGCTTGCCACATCCACCCCTCGCGGGTGGCGCCCGGTGGGTACGCGCCGCAGAATGAGGCGGCGCGTGTCGGCAAGGTGCCAACGGAAATCGCCCGGACTGCGCAGCCATAGCTCGCGCCACGCGTTGCGAACCGTGCCCGTCACATGCAGCAGTAACTGGCGTGGCGAATAGGCACGGCCGTTATAGACAAGTGCGTCTCCGCGCACGTCGGCGTAGTATGTCTCGCGTTTGTACTGGAAACGTACACGTGTCCCCTCCGGCAAAAACAAGCTCTTCCACTGATAGCCGCGCGTCTCCGCCTGCGCGACATCGGTATCCTCGCGCGCAATCTTTTCGATCCACGCCTGGAAGGCATCTTCAACCACCCACTCCGGTTTGCGATGGTCGCCGCGCGCCCGTTGCAAGCGCATGACGGCAGCGCGGGTCTTCGATGTGAGATTCAACTGCTTGGTCTCGAACATGCTCGTCTCCTCATGTCATGGGGGCGCCGCGTTGTTACCTCACTGGTTTGACAGGAAGTTCGCCAACCGGTTCCCCCGCTCGGATCGACTCAGGAGTGCCAGAAGCGGAAGCGGATGCAGGCTCACGGTGCCGACGTCGGCGCCAGGCAACATCGCTGGCGTGGCATGTGAAAATTTGACCTCGGAGAAAGTGGCTAATGAAAATTGACGACACGAACAAGAAACGAGCAAAAACGAGACCAAGGAGCGGCGAATCCTTAAGCCACACCCTCGGTGGTGCATTGATTAGTAGAAAGAACGGAAAAAAGCGGGAAGCAACGACAGGGCAGAAACTGCTGAAGCGCAACTCCGGTCACGGAGACCCTTCGCAAGCCAGAACAATCAAGGTGGCGCCTTCGCGGTCACTGCCGGCGCAGAACGATTTTCGCTCTGCCGTGCAGTTCCTTGCTTTGCTTGCGATTCGGCGCATGCGTTTACAAGCTCAGGCCATGGTGCCTGACGCAAGCCGGCTGGCGGCCGCAGCCCCGGCGAAAGCGAAGCACGGTATTATGGAATTCATATCCGGCACTTTTGGGCAGGCACCGGTTGAACAGTCTCTTCACGCGATCCGTCTGGGGTTCCTCGCGCGCGGATAACTAACTGGAAGCAGGAACCTCTTGGAAGGGACTTCTTGGCCGCTGCTTTTTGGCAGCAACCTTTGGCAGCAACCTTTGGCAGCAACCTTTTGCAGCAACCTTTGGCTGCAGCTACCGCTTTCAGCCACCTCTGCAGCCACCTTTTTGACAGACACTTTTTGACATACATTTTGGCAAGTGCCTCTTGGCAGATATCGCATGCCAGGCACCTCGTGGCAGACACCCTCGCCCTGCCCGAAGACCTCGCGCCTGGAGTTACCCTGCGTCGCTGACCGTCACTTCAGCGCCACCTTGAGCGCTGGCAAGGCTCGACAGCGCGGCGAACAGTTCACTGCCGTCGCGCGTGTTAAGCCACACGCTGCCGTCGTGCCGATAGTGGTACCCGCCGGCCCGCGCTGCCACCCACATCTCCTGCATTGGCGCCTGGCTGTTGATGATGATCTTGCTGCCGCTATCAATGAATTCGATCTCCAGCACATTGCCGCTGCGTTTGCATTCCACGTCGATCACATCTTCATCATTAAGGCGGTCCATGGCTTCC
This region of Massilia sp. PAMC28688 genomic DNA includes:
- the pilQ gene encoding type IV pilus secretin PilQ, with amino-acid sequence MSALKTYTTALMGKVLRAGAMLALALGSQAALAQDNTIESITASQQGNNVVVNIAMANPPTKLPVGFSIANPSRIALDFASTSNGTGKTSQELNLADVRALNVVQAGERTRLVLSLKRPLNYAMAIDGKSVVVTVDGSGGLAQAVNASGVPVAAAAPAAPGRQMLKNLDFRKGPNGEGRVVVDLPNNQVAVDMRQVGNAIVVDFMKTALPETLRRRLDTTDFGTPVAQITTVPQGDNVRMTIEARGLWEQSMYQSESQLIIDVKPIKEDPNALVQGTQGYRGEKVSFNFQNVEVRAALQAIGDISGLNIITSDSVSGNLTMNLKEVPWDQALAVVLQAKGLDMRKNGTVLWIAPKEELLTKEKLELEQKAQIADLEPLRSEIFQLNYQKVESFRTVFGLEGGGGASQNRVLSKRGSAIIDPRTNQMFITDIPSRLDDIRRLVAKTDIPSRQVLIEARLVEANDGFSRNLGAKLGFADLRGIRGGDAGYQVRGNNRLAIGGNLLGIGQVTRQADGADEDGYSNTTMIDLPANPIGGNSPGTLAASLFSAAANRFLNLELSALEADGKGKIISSPRVVTEDKNVAIIEQGVELPYQEASSSGATSISFKKANLRLEVTPQITPDGNVMLDVNVTKDSKGEETRAGFAINNQRVKTKVMVENGGTVVLGGIYQQTETSNVAKVPFLGDLPVLGNLFKTSSRNNSKQELLVFITPKIIAERISTR
- a CDS encoding pilus assembly protein PilP → MMNLRYGLPLALSAALLSGCSDSDVAEVKEWMKTTEASTEVSVEPISEPTTFIPFAYGVRDEIDPFDPNKLLAELARQAAATDNPLKPDTTRRKEFLETFPLDGMTMVGTMNKGGTAWGLIRIDRSVYQVKAGQRLGQNFGLVTGVADTAISVKETVQDAGGEWVERITKLELQESKETTK
- a CDS encoding type 4a pilus biogenesis protein PilO, with amino-acid sequence MNIDLDIDIKALGQSLSGQFQNLSGRPPGQWPLAPRLLCGLGVVVAVVTAGYFLYWSDQIDEYDRAAQSEVKLKDDYRDKIKQAINLPALEEQRVQVNTYVERLQKQLPSKAEMAALLSDINQAGVGRGLTFELFKPGSVLVKDYYAELPIQIQVVGKYHDVGAFASDMANLPRIVTLNNMSLSTGKDGVLTLDAVAKTFRYLEDDEVQEQRKLASAAKKANKKK
- a CDS encoding PilN domain-containing protein; this encodes MIRINLLPHREAKRKLKKTAFIAMMVAAALVGGVVVMIVGGYNASRISIQNERNAVLTAANAELDKKIAKIADLEQEIEALKARQQAVEDLQGDRNQPVYLLEELVRQTPQGVHMTSFKQEAQRVTLTGYAQSQERVAELLRNLSSGSAWLEAPQLIEVRSVNLPGSKTGKKVGEFTMAVGIKRPRDKDAKEDAGGAAGAKGKRKAGARDKAEQAN
- a CDS encoding pilus assembly protein PilM; amino-acid sequence: MVNLGSLFGQASPPLVGLDISTSGVRLVELVVIGKSELRLERYASEPLARGAVVDGNIENMELVSEAVRRVWKKSGTRVKLVALGMPPASVITKKIILPAGLTEDQLEVQVESEASQYIPFALDEVSLDFDVIGPAANSADDIEVMLAASRREKVEDRVAIAEAAGLTAVVMDIESYAARAALDRITAQMPNAGDGQIVALFQIGAQVTHISVMLNGETIYEREQPFGGNQLTQDIVRAYGLSFEDADAKKKSGDLPDSYQSELLMPFLESAALEITRAIQFFYTSTPYTRIDQLFLAGGCAMIPGLLDMVAGRTKISSAVVSPFKGMSLGPSVREQQLRTEAPAYIVACGLALRRFG
- a CDS encoding penicillin-binding protein 1A; the protein is MATTPSDASTPSKPGPRRPASFKRIALLFIGAVTGTMLVGLLIIVFALAMAYPNLPALDTLTDYRPKMPLRIFSADGALIGEFGEERRNLVRLKDIPDVMKKAILAIEDDRFYEHGGVDYKGAVRAFLHNASNSGARQGASTITQQVARNFFLSSEQSYKRKAYEILLSWKIEQNLTKDQILEVYMNQIYLGQRAYGFASAAQIYFGKSITDITVAEAAMLAGLPKAPSAYNPVVNPKRARTRQQYILQRMHTLGYITPAQYAAAKDEELRIKTDSSEFGVHAEYVAEMARQLVYEQFKEETYTRGLNVFTTITKADQDAAYLALRRGVMDYERRHPYRGPEAYIDIPKSKEEADEAIENQLAEHPDSDDIVAAVVLSASPTAITAVTASGEEIKITGSGLSFAQNWLSAKAPPNRRVKRGAVIRVSQDGGTAWSVTQMPEIESAFVAVDPSDGAIRALVGGFDFNRNKFNHVTQAWRQPGSAFKPFIYSASLERGLSPSTLINDAPISFDAGQTGGQAWEPKNYDAKYEGPMSMRRGLTKSKNMVSIRILHKIGAKYGQEYTTRFGFEPAKNPPYLTLALGAGATTPLQLAGAYAVFANGGYRVSPYLITKVTDASGKILSQANPDEAGVESNRVIDARNAYLVDSMLKDVVRYGTATKALSLKRTDIAGKTGTTNDSIDAWFAGYTSKLVGVAWIGYDQPKNLGNKETGGGLALPIWIGYMQKALKDVPVEERPVPDNMIQVGGEYYYAENPPGTGVQSLDVGGTRAPAEEKVNDAVKNDLF
- the cyaY gene encoding iron donor protein CyaY, yielding MTEKEFLDLAETTLNTIEEAMDRLNDEDVIDVECKRSGNVLEIEFIDSGSKIIINSQAPMQEMWVAARAGGYHYRHDGSVWLNTRDGSELFAALSSLASAQGGAEVTVSDAG